A window of Variovorax paradoxus EPS genomic DNA:
TTGAAGCCGATCACGCGTTCGACCGTCGTCACATGGCGAAAGCGCCAGAGGCGGAAGGCGTCTTCGAGGTCGGTGAGTTTTTCGCCGAGCTGGTACAGGTCCCAGTGGTCGTGCGGGTTGCGGTAGACCACGAGCCATGCCGCCTCGACGCCGTCGCTCGATTCGTAAGGCTGCGTCCAGTCGCGCTCCAGCCGGTCGGCTGGCACCGGCAGGCCGTGGCGCGCGAGAAGGCGCAGGGACTCGTCGTAGAGCGACGGCGAGCGGTAGGCCGCTTCGACCTGCGCGAGCAGATCGGCGCGGTGCGCGTGCGGCTTGAGCATCGCGGCGTTCTTGTTGCCGAGCGCGAACTCGATGCAGCGGTACTGCGCGCTCTGGAAGCCGCTGGAGTTCGCGAGGTAGGGGCGCATCGCCGTGTACTCGGGCGGCGTCATGGTCGAGAGCACGGTCCATGCGCTCACGAGCTGCTCCATGATGCGGCTCACGCGCGCGAGCATCTTGAAGGCGTCGGCCAGCTTCTCGTCGGCGATGCAGGTGGTGGCGGCGCGCAGTTCGTGCAGCATCAGCTTCATCCAGAGCTCGCTGGTCTGGTGCTGCACGATGAACAGCATTTCGTCGTGCGCGGGCGAAAGCGGATGCTGGGCGTTGAGGATCTCGTCCAGGTGCAGGTAGTCGCCGTAGCTCATCGACTTGCTGAAGTCCAGCTGCGCCTTCTCTTCGTGGACGATGTTCTCGGGGGATTTGTCTGTGCTCATGATGTGTGCCGGCCGGTCATCGCCAGACCACGGCGGTGTAGGAAGACAGGCCCATGCCGGATTCTTTCTTCGGATAGACGAAGCGCACGACCTCGTTCTTGCGCTTGAACTCCTGGTAGGTCTCGCCGCCCGGGATGCGGCCCTTGTCGGCCGGTGCGTAGCCCGCGGCGCGAGCTTCCTTCACGAGCACGTCGAAGACAGCCTTGTCGGTCGTCGAGAACTGGATGCTGTTTTCGCCGGCGCGGTTTTCCACATAGGTGGACTTCATGACGTTGGTGGTGTGGTCGCCCGCGAACTTGTCGTACTCGATCATGCTGACCCACTCGGTCGTGGTCTTGTCCCGGTAAGAGAACCCCTGGCGCTTGATCTCCTGCCGGAAGGCGTCGGGAGACATGGCGACGAAGGCCTTGAGCTGGGGCAGGGTGAAGTTCGGCTGCTGCGCGAAGGCCGGGGCAGCCAGCATCAGGAGCGACGCGAAGAACGCGATCAATCGATGTTTCATGGAAAGGCGTTGCTCAGGTCACTGCGTTCTTGCGGTTGAATTCTTCGCGCTTCCACTCGCCGGATTCGAGCACCTGCACGAGGTGTTCGACCGAGTTCCACACGTCCTCGAAGCCGATGTACAGCGGCGTGAAGCCGAAGCGCAGGATGTCGGGCATCTGCGAATCGCCGGCGCGGTAGTCGCCGATGACGCCGCGCGCGATCAGCGCCTGCACGATGGCGTAGGCGCCTTCTTCGCGGCTGAGGCAGACCTGCGAGCCGCGCTGTGCGTGGTCGCGCGGGGTGATGAGCGAGAGACCTTGTCCGGCGCAGCGCTCCTCGACCAGCGCGATGAAGAGGTCGGTGAGCGCGAGCGACTTGGTGCGCAGCGCAGCCATCGCGCCCTGGTCCTTGTTGAAGGCTTCGGCGGCAAGCACGGTGTCCAGGCCGCATTCCAGACCCGCCAGCGCAATGATGGGTTGCGTGCCGCAGAGATAGCGGCCGACGCCCGGCGCGGGACGGTAGTGCGGCGTGAATTCGAATGGCGCCGCATGCCCCCACCAACCCGACAGCGGCTGCTCGAACTGGCCCGCGTGCTTCGTATTGACCCAGGCGAAAGCCGGTGCGCCGGGGCCGCCGTTCAGGTACTTGTAGCCGCAGCCGATCGCGTAGTCGGCGTTGCTGTCGTTGAGTGCGACCGGCACGGCGCCCGCGCTGTGCGCGAGGTCCCACACCGTGAGCGCGCCGGCTGCGTGCGCGGCGGCCGTGATGGCCTTCATATCGTGCATTTCGCCGGTGCGGTAGTTAACGTGCGTGAGCATCAACACGGCCACTTCGTCTGTCAGCACCGCAGGTAGTTCGCTCGCGTCGATCAGCTTGAGCGTGAAGCCGCGCTCGCGGCACAGCGACTCGGCGATGTAGAGGTCGGTCGGGAAGTTGCTGCGCTCGCTCACCACCAGCCTGCGGCCGCTTTCCTTCTGCTGCGAGAGCGCGGCGAACAGCACCTTGTAGAGATTGACCGAGGTGCTGTCGGTGCACACCACTTCGCCGGGCGCTGCGCCGATGAGTCGGGCCACCTTGTCGCCCAGGCGCTGCGGCAGGTCGAACCAACTGGCGGTGTTCCACGAGCGGATGAGGCCTTCGCCCCATTCCTTGGTCACGACTTCGGCGATGCGGGCTGGCGCGGACTTGGGCAGCACGCCGAGCGAGTTGCCGTCGAGGTACAGCACGCCCTCGGGAAGGATGAATTGGTCGCGCAGGGCGCGCAGCGGGTCTTGCGCGTCGAGCGCGCGGCAGTCTGCAAGGGTCGTCATGGTGAAAGGTTTCAGCGGGGAAGATCGCGCAGCACGGCGCGAACGGGAGAAGCATCGGCGCTCACCAGCTTGAGCGGCAGCGCGATGAGTTCGTAGTCGCCCTCGGGCACGGCGTCGAGCACGAGGTTTTCGAGCACGCGCAGGTCCAGGCGGCGAATGCGTTGGTGGCTCTCCAGCGTCTTGCTGTCGGCCGGGTCGATGCTGGCGGTGTCGATGCCGATGAGCTTCACGCCCATCGCCGCGAGGCGCTCGACGGTGGCGGGCGCATAGGCCGCCAGTTGCGGGTCCCAGTGGCCAACCGGCATGGTGGCGTAGGTGCGCACCAGCACGCGGGGCGGCAGGTCGCTCGTGACCGCATGCGCGATGTGCTCCCACTCGATCAGCGGCCCCTTGGCGATCGCATGGATCACCCGGCACGGGCCGAGGAAGGGCGCGAGGTCGACGTGGCCGATGGTCTGGCCCTCGGGGTCGTAGTGCAGAGGCGCATCGGCATGCGCGCCGATGTGGGGCGAGAGCTTGATCTCGCTGACGTTGACCGGGCACTCCGGTGAAATGGTCGCGGCCCAGCGCTGCTGGTAGGGCGTGTCGCCGGGGAACACCGGCGCGCCTTCATGCACCGGAGGGGAGATGTCCCAGACGCGGGGTTGGGGTTGCAGAGAACGCATGGCGCGAAGTTAGCGCCGGGCGAGGGGTCGTGGTGTCGGTTATTTCCAACACACCTCGTGACCAGATGCTGTGACTCAGGCGTCCAGCGCGGGGAGGCCGTGCCGGGCGCGCGCCCGTTCGCAGGCGTCGCTGCCGGACTGCAACTCGTGGCACGGGTTGGGGCGCCATTCGTAGATGCCGCAGGCGACGGTCTGGCCGATCTTTCCGGTGAGCGCCGCGCAGCGCATCGGCGTGTGGTCGGTGCCGCGCATTCGGCAGAGCGCGTCGTTCACCTCGACTGCAAGGCCGGACGGCACGCGGCCACCGTTCTCGTCGAGCTCATGCACGCTGAAATCGACGCGGTAGCTGGCGCAGCAGGCGCCGCATTGCTGGCAAGGAGACACGCGGCCGCGCCTTCTTTCTCAGGTGCTCGTCAGAGCCTGCCGAGCAGCAGGAACTCCATCAAAGCCTTTTGTGCGTGGAGGCGGTTCTCGGCCTCGTCCCACACGACTGACTGCGGGCCGTCGATGACCTCGGCCTGCACTTCCTCCCCACGGTGCGCGGGCAGGCAGTGCATGAAGAGGGCGCCGGGCTGGGCGATGCGCATCATGTCCTCGTCGACGCACCAATCGGCGAAGGCCTTGCGGCGCGCCTCGTTCTCGGCCTCGTAGCCCATGCTGGTCCAGACGTCGGTGGTGACGAGGTCGGCGCCGCGGCAGGCTTCCATCGGGTCCTTGAAGACCTTGTAGCTGTCGCCCGAGCGGATGCCGGCGATCGACTGGTCCACCTCGTAGCCGCTGGGCGTGCTCACGTGCACCGTGAAGCCCAGGATCTCGGCCGCCTGCAGCCAGGTGTTGGCCATGTTGTTGCCGTCGCCCACCCAGGCCACGGTCTTGCCCTGGATCGATCCGCGGTGCTCGATGTACGTGAAGATGTCCGCCAGGATCTGGCAGGGGTGGAACTCGTTCGTGAGGCCGTTGATGACCGGCACGCGCGAGTGCGCGGCGAAGGCATCGATCTTGGTCTGCTCATAGGTGCGGATCATCACGAGGTCGACCATGCGGCTGATGACCTTGGCGCTGTCCTCGATGGGCTCGGCGCGGCCCAGCTGGCTGTCGCCGGTGGTCAGGTGCACCACGCTGCCGCCCAGCTGGTACATGCCGGCCTCGAAGCTCACGCGGGTGCGCGTGCTGGCCTTCTCGAAGATCATGGCCAGCGTGCGGTCGACCAGCGGCTGGTGCTTTTCATACGTCTTGAACTTCTTCTTGATGATCGCCATGCGATCGAAGAGGTAGACGTACTCGTCGGCCGTGAGGTCGGCGAACTGCAGGTAGTGGCGGATGGTGGGCTGTGTCGTGGCGGTCGTCATTGCGCGGCAGGCTCCGACAGGAAGTTTTTGACGATCGGCGCGAGGATCGCGACGATTTCGTCGGCCTCGGCAATGCTCAGGATGAGCGGCGGCACGAGGCGGATCACCTTGTCGGCGGTCACGCTCAGCAGCAGGCCGGCGTCGCAGGCGCGGTTCAGGATCACGCCGCAGGGACGGTCGAGTTCGATGCCGAGCATCAGGCCCTGGCCGCGGATTTCCTTCACGCCGGGCAGGCCGCCGATTTCGCGTTCCAGTGCTGCTTTCAGGTGCGCGCCGACGGTGGCGGCGTTCTCGAGCAGCTTGTGCTCTTCCATGATGCGGATGGTTTCCACGCCGGCACGCATCGCGAGCGGGTTGCCGCCGAAGGTGGTGCCGTGGTTGCCCGGTCCGAAGATGTTGGCGGCCTTCGGGCCGGCCACCACGGCGCCGATCGGCACTCCCGAGCCCAGGCCCTTGGCCAGAGGCATCACGTCGGGCTTGATGCCCGCCCACTGGTGCGCGAACCACTTGCCGGTGCGGCCCATGCCGCACTGCACTTCATCGATCATCATGAGCCAGTCGCGCTCGTCGCAGAGTTGGCGCACTTGCTTCAGGTAGTCCACGCGCATCGGGTTGATGCCGCCTTCGCCCTGGATGGTCTCGAAGAACACGGCCACCACGTTGGGGTTGCCTTCGGTGGCCTTCTTGAGCGCCTCGATGTCGTTCAGCGGCACGCGGATGAAGCCCTCGACCAGCGGGCCGAAGCCGGCCTGCACCTTGGGGTTGCCGGTGGCCGACAGGGTGGCGATGCTGCGGCCG
This region includes:
- a CDS encoding aspartate aminotransferase family protein — its product is MSATAQPTSPHVMNTYGRLPIALSHGQGCRVWDTAGKAYLDGLGGIAVNTLGHNHPELVPALQDQLTKLIHSSNYYHVPGQEQLATKLTELSGLTNAFFCCTGLEANEAALKLARKYGHDKGIERPEIVVYEAAFHGRSIATLSATGNPKVQAGFGPLVEGFIRVPLNDIEALKKATEGNPNVVAVFFETIQGEGGINPMRVDYLKQVRQLCDERDWLMMIDEVQCGMGRTGKWFAHQWAGIKPDVMPLAKGLGSGVPIGAVVAGPKAANIFGPGNHGTTFGGNPLAMRAGVETIRIMEEHKLLENAATVGAHLKAALEREIGGLPGVKEIRGQGLMLGIELDRPCGVILNRACDAGLLLSVTADKVIRLVPPLILSIAEADEIVAILAPIVKNFLSEPAAQ
- a CDS encoding YkgJ family cysteine cluster protein; the protein is MSPCQQCGACCASYRVDFSVHELDENGGRVPSGLAVEVNDALCRMRGTDHTPMRCAALTGKIGQTVACGIYEWRPNPCHELQSGSDACERARARHGLPALDA
- the kynU gene encoding kynureninase produces the protein MTTLADCRALDAQDPLRALRDQFILPEGVLYLDGNSLGVLPKSAPARIAEVVTKEWGEGLIRSWNTASWFDLPQRLGDKVARLIGAAPGEVVCTDSTSVNLYKVLFAALSQQKESGRRLVVSERSNFPTDLYIAESLCRERGFTLKLIDASELPAVLTDEVAVLMLTHVNYRTGEMHDMKAITAAAHAAGALTVWDLAHSAGAVPVALNDSNADYAIGCGYKYLNGGPGAPAFAWVNTKHAGQFEQPLSGWWGHAAPFEFTPHYRPAPGVGRYLCGTQPIIALAGLECGLDTVLAAEAFNKDQGAMAALRTKSLALTDLFIALVEERCAGQGLSLITPRDHAQRGSQVCLSREEGAYAIVQALIARGVIGDYRAGDSQMPDILRFGFTPLYIGFEDVWNSVEHLVQVLESGEWKREEFNRKNAVT
- the kynB gene encoding arylformamidase, which gives rise to MRSLQPQPRVWDISPPVHEGAPVFPGDTPYQQRWAATISPECPVNVSEIKLSPHIGAHADAPLHYDPEGQTIGHVDLAPFLGPCRVIHAIAKGPLIEWEHIAHAVTSDLPPRVLVRTYATMPVGHWDPQLAAYAPATVERLAAMGVKLIGIDTASIDPADSKTLESHQRIRRLDLRVLENLVLDAVPEGDYELIALPLKLVSADASPVRAVLRDLPR
- the argF gene encoding ornithine carbamoyltransferase, translated to MTTATTQPTIRHYLQFADLTADEYVYLFDRMAIIKKKFKTYEKHQPLVDRTLAMIFEKASTRTRVSFEAGMYQLGGSVVHLTTGDSQLGRAEPIEDSAKVISRMVDLVMIRTYEQTKIDAFAAHSRVPVINGLTNEFHPCQILADIFTYIEHRGSIQGKTVAWVGDGNNMANTWLQAAEILGFTVHVSTPSGYEVDQSIAGIRSGDSYKVFKDPMEACRGADLVTTDVWTSMGYEAENEARRKAFADWCVDEDMMRIAQPGALFMHCLPAHRGEEVQAEVIDGPQSVVWDEAENRLHAQKALMEFLLLGRL
- the kynA gene encoding tryptophan 2,3-dioxygenase, whose protein sequence is MSTDKSPENIVHEEKAQLDFSKSMSYGDYLHLDEILNAQHPLSPAHDEMLFIVQHQTSELWMKLMLHELRAATTCIADEKLADAFKMLARVSRIMEQLVSAWTVLSTMTPPEYTAMRPYLANSSGFQSAQYRCIEFALGNKNAAMLKPHAHRADLLAQVEAAYRSPSLYDESLRLLARHGLPVPADRLERDWTQPYESSDGVEAAWLVVYRNPHDHWDLYQLGEKLTDLEDAFRLWRFRHVTTVERVIGFKRGTGGTGGVSYLRKMLDVVLFPEIWKLRTDL